AAGGAAGTCAGGGAAAAAGAGCTAAACGGAAAATATCTAGCCATAGCAGGGATAATCTTAGGGATAATCTACATAATACTTTTAATAGCCGTGTTACCCTCTATAATGAGGATACTACCAAAAATATAGGCTCTCAAAAAAAGAGAATAAGGGGATTAATAGGGTGTGGGTAACCCCATCTCCTTTCTCTCGGCAATAGTCTTCTCTGCCTTTTCCTTTTTCTGTGACGCCAACTTTTCAAGCATTCCTAAGCCAGGTTTGACCTCTTCTATAGGTTTGGTCTCGAATAAGCCTGCTTCAAGCGCATCCTTGAATATGGACTCTCCGGTATCCGTTCTTAGGAATACTGTGGACCATCCATCAGGAGTGCCCACAGATCCTGTTGATACATCGGCAAGTTCGGCTACATAATCATTGCATACTTTGCAACCGGCTTGTTCATATCCATGGGTTTCCTTAAGTGGTAGAGTGTAGACATCATCCTGGGTGTAGACCCAGAATTTTCCTTTACCTATGTCCATTTTCTCTACTAGTTCTAGGCTGAGTCCCATTTTCTCTGAGATGAATGTCTGCAGTGAACTGTATGAGAAGTTCTCCATGCAGAATATTCCAATGAGTAACTTTATCTTATCAGCGAGGAATCTGACACCGAATGGATATGTTTGCATCTTCCTTATACCCATTAACTGGCAGGGTATGCCCACTGTACCTAATTTTTCTATACCGTATTGCCTAACAGCCTTTTTAAGCATCCAAACGTTTGGAGAGAATGTGTACTTGGTGCCTGCAGCTGCTTTCAGCTCATCTGATGTCATTGCAACTATAGGTTCTGGTTTCCAGAATTCATCTCCTGGACCAGCGACCACTGCACCTTCAATTATCTTTTCGTCAAGGGCATATGATAGTAGTCCTGTTACAATTCCCCCATCTTGCGCAATCTTCAAAATCTCTTTATCGGTTGATCGGGCAGCAAATACTTCTTTGTATTTTCCTAAAACCATCTTCACAGCCTCCCTATAATCCTAACTCCTTCCTTATCTGTTCTTCTGGCCACCAACTCCTTGGGCATTGGATGTAGCATATTCCACATTTTATGCAACGGTCATTGTTGAGTTGTGGTCTTCCGTTTATCATTTCAAGGGCTCGGGTCTGGCAAGCCATGGCACATGTACCGCATCCTATGCAGAGGCCCTGGTTAACTATCTTGGTCTGTAAGTCGCATCCACAAGCCTCGTTATAGCCTGCAAGATCTAACATGGGTTTAAGGTAGTCCATGTCATCGTTTAGAAGCGCTACAACGGCCTTGGCTATAATCTCGGGTGATGGTGGGCATCCTGGTAAGGCCAAGTCAACATCTATTATAGATGATATGGGTACGAAAGATTCGTGTGCTGGTTGTGCTTGTTGGCCTCCTCTGGCATATCTTGTGAAGCAGCCTGTTGCAGCGCATGAGCCGAATGCACATACTAGTTTGGCCTTCTCTCTTACCTCCTTCAATTCTTTTAGGCTGTGTTCATCCTGCAAGCATACGGATCCTTCCACTAGGGCGAGATCCATCTCGGGCATTTCCCATACATCCACCAGGGTATGTCCATAAACTATCTCTACCATGTCAGTTAGTAAATCTGCAAGGATGTCGTAATTTTCGGTTAACGACATTGCATCTCCTGTACACCCACTTAGGTGGATGTAACCTATTCTTGGTTTTGCTTTTTCTTCTTCAGCCACTTTCTCAACCTCCTCTTTTGGAACTTCAACAACTTTTTCCTCTTTTTCAGGTTTAGCCTCCAATCCTAAAAATCTTTTAATACGGGCAATTAAGCTCATTGGTAAACCCCAATTTCGTTTAAAATCATCTTAACAGCCTTGGGAATGGCCTTCTCTACTGGGGGTGTGAGGCCCATTTCCACATAAGGGGCGGATATTTCCTTTGGTTTACACCCTATTACCACCACTTCGATTTTTTCGCTGAGTTCATGGAGGGGCTGGTTAACCGGCCATGAATGCATGTTCTCATAGGATCCTTTTGGGATTTCTTCGAGACTAAATTTCCTTAGAGTTCCGGGTTCTGCGTTGAATTCCACGACGTCCACGACTATTATCTTCCTCCAAGATTCTTGGGGAAGTGAGAACACATAATGTGGACCGCCAGTACCTGCGTCGATGAACATGACATTGTCTGGTTTTTTCTTGTCTTTGAAGTGTTCTTCAAGGGCTTGGATTACCGCAGGGCCGAAACCGTCATCCTTGAATAGGATGTTTCCACAGCCCACTATTAGAATCTCAGCGTCGTATGGCATAGTTTAGATCCTGACCATTTCACTTTTTATAGGAGTTTTCTCTTCGTCGTCGATGACCATCACGTGGGTTGCACATGATAGACATGGGTCATATGCCCGTATGACATGTGGTGCATACTCGTAATGGAAGCCTTCGGTTGCTGGTCCCATTGTTGGTATGTTCCATGTTGTTGGGACGAGGGCGCTGTAGAATTGTATTTTGCCATCGGCTACTTGGGCTAGGTGAACGTCTAGTCCTCTTGGAGCTTCTATTGCACCGACTCCTAGTTTTCCTGTTCCGGTTATGTCGAAGTCTGCCATTACTGGTGCTGATGTGTCAAGCTCATCTAATATGTCTATGGCTCTTGAGAGTGCGGTTTTCATTTCGAGTGCTCTGGCTACGTGTTGTGCTACAACTCCTCTTTCTTTGAAGCCTTGGAATTCTACGAATCTTGCTCTTGGCCCTACTTCTACGCTTCTTCCATCGTATAGGGGTATTGTTGAGCATGCTCTTTTTCCTATTTCTGGGTCGTCGTACCAGCTTTCTGGCATGACTTCTGTGAATCTGTCTAGGTCGAATTTTGTCCTGTCACCATATATTTGGTGTGTTGCCAGTGTTGGTTGGTTGTGTGCGCCTAGTCCTTCTGGGAGTCCTTTTTCTTCGACTAGGCTTATTATGAGTTCTACGTGTTCGTTTAATTTGGGTTTGAGTTGTTTTAGTCTTGCGTATAATCTTTTTCTTGCGAGTTCTGTTATGTTGTCGGCCATTCCCCCTATTCTAACGTCTGAGGGGTGTATGCCTTCTCCTGCGACCATGTCTACTACGTATTGGGCGTTTTTCCTTATTTCTGATACTGATTCTATTGCTGTTTTCATGAGGTTTTCTGGGACGAAGTCTTGTGCTATGAGGAAGTGGTGTATTGCGTGGCTGTTTACGTGGTGTGCGGCTAATGTTAATTCTCGGAGTAGTTTAGCGGCTTTTGGGGGTTCAATGTCGAGTGAGTCTTCCACGGCTTCAGTTGATGCTAATGTGTGGGGTATGGGGCAAACTCCACAAATTCTCTGTGTGAATACTGGTGCTGTTTCTGGGGCCTTTCCGAGTAGCATCTTTTCAAGACCCCTCACGGGGGTAATACTGAAGTATCGCCCCTTTGTCACAATACCTTCGTCATCGACTTCCAAGACAAGTTCTGCATGGCCTTCCTGTCGGCTGGTCGGCGATATAACAATCCTTTCGCTCAAGTGTATCACCTCTTCTTTTTAGAGTTCAAAAAAACCATCGAATTTTATATAAATATTTTTAAATGTTATAAGTTTTTCAATTAAAGAAAAACTGAAAAGTATTTATATTAGAATAAAAAATTAATAAAAATTAATAAAATCATAAAAAATGCTAATAGATAATACCATGCAATTTTTTCAACGAGAAAGCCTCCTTCTTAAAGGAAATAGAGAAAAATTTAAATATATTCAATCTCTAA
The sequence above is drawn from the Methanothermobacter tenebrarum genome and encodes:
- the frhG gene encoding coenzyme F420 hydrogenase subunit gamma, encoding MSLIARIKRFLGLEAKPEKEEKVVEVPKEEVEKVAEEEKAKPRIGYIHLSGCTGDAMSLTENYDILADLLTDMVEIVYGHTLVDVWEMPEMDLALVEGSVCLQDEHSLKELKEVREKAKLVCAFGSCAATGCFTRYARGGQQAQPAHESFVPISSIIDVDLALPGCPPSPEIIAKAVVALLNDDMDYLKPMLDLAGYNEACGCDLQTKIVNQGLCIGCGTCAMACQTRALEMINGRPQLNNDRCIKCGICYIQCPRSWWPEEQIRKELGL
- a CDS encoding DUF4190 domain-containing protein; this encodes MRSSFAIASIIIGICAFIQLFGAEKAILAIIFGILALKEVREKELNGKYLAIAGIILGIIYIILLIAVLPSIMRILPKI
- the frhA gene encoding coenzyme F420 hydrogenase subunit alpha — protein: MSERIVISPTSRQEGHAELVLEVDDEGIVTKGRYFSITPVRGLEKMLLGKAPETAPVFTQRICGVCPIPHTLASTEAVEDSLDIEPPKAAKLLRELTLAAHHVNSHAIHHFLIAQDFVPENLMKTAIESVSEIRKNAQYVVDMVAGEGIHPSDVRIGGMADNITELARKRLYARLKQLKPKLNEHVELIISLVEEKGLPEGLGAHNQPTLATHQIYGDRTKFDLDRFTEVMPESWYDDPEIGKRACSTIPLYDGRSVEVGPRARFVEFQGFKERGVVAQHVARALEMKTALSRAIDILDELDTSAPVMADFDITGTGKLGVGAIEAPRGLDVHLAQVADGKIQFYSALVPTTWNIPTMGPATEGFHYEYAPHVIRAYDPCLSCATHVMVIDDEEKTPIKSEMVRI
- the frhB gene encoding coenzyme F420 hydrogenase subunit beta gives rise to the protein MVLGKYKEVFAARSTDKEILKIAQDGGIVTGLLSYALDEKIIEGAVVAGPGDEFWKPEPIVAMTSDELKAAAGTKYTFSPNVWMLKKAVRQYGIEKLGTVGIPCQLMGIRKMQTYPFGVRFLADKIKLLIGIFCMENFSYSSLQTFISEKMGLSLELVEKMDIGKGKFWVYTQDDVYTLPLKETHGYEQAGCKVCNDYVAELADVSTGSVGTPDGWSTVFLRTDTGESIFKDALEAGLFETKPIEEVKPGLGMLEKLASQKKEKAEKTIAERKEMGLPTPY
- the frhD gene encoding coenzyme F420-reducing hydrogenase, FrhD protein — its product is MPYDAEILIVGCGNILFKDDGFGPAVIQALEEHFKDKKKPDNVMFIDAGTGGPHYVFSLPQESWRKIIVVDVVEFNAEPGTLRKFSLEEIPKGSYENMHSWPVNQPLHELSEKIEVVVIGCKPKEISAPYVEMGLTPPVEKAIPKAVKMILNEIGVYQ